In Anabrus simplex isolate iqAnaSimp1 chromosome 4, ASM4041472v1, whole genome shotgun sequence, a single genomic region encodes these proteins:
- the LOC137500576 gene encoding uncharacterized protein has protein sequence MAGDGQDVTPPIPSWLNKDFVQKALRSGDNNPTLTVLSCEVSMANSVGDGYSCDMYRIIARLEGSQERRVIVKCHPQGGYRESMLKKGNIFDIETRMLQETLPAMYKLLNDAKPGVYQPFAAKCVYHGNDPIQFIVLEDLRHSGFTLAKRYEGLDLTHCTMVLKALARYHAASIGLHNQNPSAVESYNKCFFNEELKDDMIKFFDNGIRCLSEAASQWPGFEKYACKLKKLESKYYDKIVEITKRKDDDFNVLLHGDTWTNNIMFKYADCVLEDLRFVDFQLVHYSSPGLDLQYFLYACTNQEIRMNYVDKLIEEYHSTLVETLEILGCSHRSVPLAVIRKAFDDCAFYGFMAATAVLPIVLSKPEDGLDMDEVESEDWPERQMKIYTNEAYVSAIKSMLPLFEEKGLLDC, from the coding sequence ATGGCTGGTGATGGACAAGACGTGACGCCTCCAATACCATCTTGGTTGAATAAGGACTTCGTCCAGAAGGCTCTCCGTTCTGGCGATAACAATCCCACTCTGACTGTCCTCTCATGTGAAGTTTCCATGGCCAATTCAGTAGGAGACGGCTACAGCTGTGACATGTACAGGATAATAGCCAGGTTAGAAGGTTCACAAGAACGTCGTGTGATCGTGAAATGTCATCCTCAGGGAGGATATAGAGAATCAATGCTTAAGAAGGGCAACATCTTCGATATAGAGACTCGAATGTTGCAGGAAACTCTTCCAGCAATGTACAAACTTCTGAACGATGCCAAGCCAGGAGTATATCAACCATTCGCTGCAAAGTGCGTCTACCATGGAAACGATCCCATCCAATTCATTGTACTGGAAGACCTACGGCATTCTGGGTTTACTCTAGCTAAGAGATATGAGGGCTTGGATTTGACGCACTGCACTATGGTTCTGAAAGCCCTGGCGCGATACCATGCAGCTTCCATTGGTCTCCATAATCAGAATCCTTCAGCTGTTGAAAGTTATAACAAATGTTTCTTTAATGAGGAATTGAAGGACGACATGATTAAGTTCTTCGATAATGGAATTCGATGTCTCTCAGAGGCAGCTTCACAATGGCCAGGTTTCGAAAAATACGCCTGTAAATTGAAGAAGCTGGAAAGCAAGTATTATGACAAAATAGTGGAGATCACTAAACGTAAAGATGATGATTTTAACGTTCTTCTTCATGGGGATACTTGGACGAACAACATCATGTTCAAATATGCTGACTGTGTTCTTGAAGATTTACGATTTGTTGACTTTCAACTTGTGCACTATAGTTCACCGGGGCTAGATCTCCAATATTTTCTGTACGCTTGTACCAACCAGGAAATAAGAATGAATTACGTGGACAAACTGATAGAGGAATATCACAGTACATTAGTGGAGACACTGGAGATCCTTGGTTGTTCTCACCGATCAGTTCCTCTTGCTGTGATAAGGAAGGCCTTCGATGATTGTGCGTTCTACGGCTTTATGGCTGCAACAGCTGTTCTACCGATTGTTCTTTCGAAACCAGAAGACGGCTTAGATATGGATGAAGTTGAGTCCGAAGATTGGCCAGAGCGTCAGATGAAGATATATACGAATGAAGCGTACGTCAGTGCAATAAAAAGCATGTTGCCACTGTTTGAAGAGAAAGGGTTGCTCGATTGTTAA